A single region of the Dunckerocampus dactyliophorus isolate RoL2022-P2 chromosome 3, RoL_Ddac_1.1, whole genome shotgun sequence genome encodes:
- the LOC129178173 gene encoding saccharopine dehydrogenase-like oxidoreductase has protein sequence MAGVHISASRPYHLVIFGASGFTGQFVVEEVARTVSEGPQGNLKWAVAGRSKKKLEQVLEQAASVLGKPELRTGVDIIVADVEEPDSLVAMCKQTVIVLNCVGPYRFFGEPVVKACVENGAHHLDICGEPQFLEGMQLKYHNQAAERGVYIIGSCGFDSIPADMGVLYTRDQFKGTLTALESFLTVNTGPEGGCIHDGTWQSAIYGFADSHKLQSLRRKFNYKPFPSVGSKLKRRGALFYSNEIQQYTVPFMGSDPSVVKRTQRFLVEEYQASPVQYGAYAGIGGIGNIIKLMFAGMMFWLLVKFSFGRDLLVKHPELFSFGLFSKAGPTRKQMESSSFRFVFYGEGYTEGLDPSQGKPNGKISTLVQGPECGYVATPIAMVQAALTILNESTALPKSGGVYTPGAVFAKTTLIERLNKHGIQFSVI, from the exons ATGGCGGGTGTTCATATATCAGCTAGCAGGCCTTACCACCTGGTTATCTTCGGAGCCTCCGGGTTCACGGGACAgtttgtggtggaggaggtggcccGGACCGTGTCCGAGGGTCCGCAAGGGAATCTGAAATGGGCCGTGGCCGGGAGGAGCAAGAAGAAGTTGGAGCAAGTTCTGGAGCAGGCCGCCTCTGTCCTCG GAAAGCCCGAGCTGAGGACCGGGGTGGACATTATTGTCGCAGATGTGGAGGAACCCGACTCGCTGGTGGCTATGTGCAAGCAGACCGTCATTGTTCTCAACTGTGTGGGGCCT TACAGGTTCTTTGGTGAGCCGGTTGTCAAAGCCTGTGTGGAGAATGGAGCCCATCATCTTGACATCTGTGGAGAACCTCAG TTTCTGGAGGGCATGCAACTCAAGTACCACAATCAGGCAGCAGAAAGGGGCGTGTACATCATAGGAAGCTGTGGATTTGACTCCATCCCTGCAGACATGGGCGTCCTGTACACCAGAGATCAGTTTAAGG GTACTCTTACTGCTTTGGAGAGCTTCCTGACTGTCAACACGGGCCCTGAG GGAGGATGCATCCATGATGGCACGTGGCAGTCGGCCATCTACGGATTCGCAGACAGCCACAAGCTTCAAAGTCTTCGGAGGAAGTTTAATTACAAACCTTTTCCCTCAGTTGGCTCCAAGCTGAAACGCAG GGGTGCATTGTTCTACAGTAATGAGATCCAACAGTACACGGTGCCCTTCATGGGTTCTGATCCGTCAGTTGTTAAGAGAACACAGCGCTTCCTGGTGGAGGAATATCAGGCCAGTCCG GTACAGTATGGAGCGTATGCAGGCATTGGCGGTATTGGCAACATCATCAAATTGATGTTTGCCGGCATGATGTTCTGGTTGTTAGTCAAGTTCAGTTTTGGACGGGACTTGCTAGTCAAG CATCCAGAGCTCTTCTCCTTTGGACTCTTCTCCAAGGCTGGACCAACTCGGAAGCAG ATGGAATCATCCTCATTTCGGTTTGTGTTCTACGGAGAGGGATACACAGAGGGACTGGATCCTTCCCAGGGAAAACCGAATGGCAAGATTAGCACCTTGGTTCAAGGACCAG AATGTGGTTATGTGGCCACACCCATTGCCATGGTGCAAGCTGCTCTAACCATCCTCAATGAATCCACAGCTTTGCCCAAGAG tGGAGGAGTGTACACACCAGGAGCTGTTTTTGCAAAAACCACCCTAATCGAGCGTCTCAACAAACATGGCATCCAGTTCTCTGTCATCTAA
- the gcfc2 gene encoding GC-rich sequence DNA-binding factor 2: MFNKKPRRNFRQRKGDSSEEDETPVASVDVDGSDKATVVANKPSRGAHSRGISCSSKREATTSKVDDGDGEDADTSELTEKEDKGKYKDAIKKKTSTMLSFSDDKESLEPEFKLKKSSDKTVLFQVRKKEAPPARTIQSTEPEESAAPRQERGSQASPYSSHQSDSNDDHSEEIENEDDEEDEEAASSSSSSSKYTLTANKPVVIPNERQIEAAKRLRRTNRAQKEFISLARDKDGRSSCSSTPERYHKEEVVEEDEERVDDDEADDHEKRIEFAPQLKSVRERIAETLGASDGSLSGTDEEEQELWEETQIGKGVKRRPGGLSPSGSESSSYSSSSFQRDKQRQKKKSMSVKKIPETLPSITVSMVKRRITGKLDSLKEVHRARRAELTRMEGDVDSAKTSLENLEESSSEKQLKFYRDMTLFTHNLLECLREKVVEINSLELELHTLLSNQMEALCAQRRQKIKEHAHHLQQLSKNGNELGDATNGAETGCVTGSGDKAEEDCGIPADTQSSSEEEDHLEKQTADILQRSQAVFADVHDDFHDVKRILSRFEEWRAFYSESYHSAYISLCLPKLLNPIIRHQLLVWNPLKDTSMDFEKLPWFTAVETFCHGHGHEELEHSDREMLCNVIERTVLPKITAFVTLMWDPMSLHQSACLTEICHRLKEDYSIFEGEQRKPVKTLTEAVIGRLRSCVDEDVFIPLYPKKLLDDRLSPQSRFRNQQFWMAIKLLGNMGKWDMLLPDSILKELILDKLLSRYLTVTLCSQMPSDSNVHACKTIADSLPLSWFRGENECLPQLQSFRNHLVQKAHNICKQQPADDPKTRLAVVEVLKILSTIRGHDSIMAITEKYHYEDVIYSHQLMNHDTE; this comes from the exons ATGTTCAACAAAAAGCCCAGAAGAAATTTTCGACAGAGAAAAGGAGACTCTAGCGAAGAGGATGAAACGCCAGTGGCCAGCGTAGATGTAGACGGCTCGGACAAGGCAACAGTTGTGGCAAATAAGCCGTCTAGAGGAGCCCACTCCCGTGGAATCTCATGCAGTTCAAAGCGGGAAGCTACCACTTCAAAGGTGGATGATGGTGACGGAGAGGACGCTGACACATCCGAACTGACAGAGAAAGAGGACAAGGGGAAATACAAAGATGCCATTAAGAAGAAAACAAGCACCATGCTCAGTTTCTCCGACGACAAAGAAT CTCTTGAACCTGAGTTTAAATTGAAGAAGTCGTCTGATAAAACTGTGCTGTTCCAAGTAAGAAAAAAGGAAGCTCCACCTGCCAGAACCATCCAAAGCACTG AGCCAGAGGAATCTGCCGCTCCCAGGCAAGAACGTGGCAGCCAAGCATCACCATACAGTTCTCACCAAAGTGACAGCAATGATGATCACTCTGAGGAGATTGAAAATGAAGAcgatgaagaggatgaagaggctGCCAGTTCCTCTTCATCTAGTTCAAAATACACCCTCACTGCCAATAAACCAG TTGTAATCCCCAACGAGAGGCAGATCGAAGCAGCCAAGAGGCTGCGACGCACCAATCGAGCCCAGAAAGAGTTCATCTCCCTGGCAAGAGACAAAGATGGGCGGAGCTCTTGTAGTAGCACACCAGAACGCTACCACAAGGAGGAGGTGgttgaggaagatgaagaaagGGTTGATGACGATGAAGCAGATGATCACGAGAAAAGAATCGAGTTCGCCCCACAATTAAAAAGCGTCAGGGAGAGGATTGCAGAGACACTTG GTGCAAGTGATGGCAGTTTGTCAGGGACTGATGAAGAGGAGCAAGAGCTTTGGGAGGAGACCCAAATTGGCAAGGGAGTCAAGAGACGGCCAGGAGGACTT AGCCCATCTGGCAGTGAGTCCAGCAGCTACAGCAGCAGTTCCTTTCAGCGtgataaacaaagacaaaagaagaaatcaatGAGCGTCAAAAAGATCCCAGAGACACTTCCCTCCATCACTGTCTCGATGGTTAAGAGGAGGATCACTGGGAA ACTGGACTCCCTGAAGGAGGTACACAGAGCGCGGCGAGCTGAGCTGACTAGAATGGAGGGAGATGTTGACAGTGCTAAAACCTCTCTGGAGAACCTAGAGGAAAGCTCTTCTGAAAAACAACTAAAGTTTTACAGGGACATGACTCTCTTCACCCACAATTTGTTAGAGTGTCTACGAGAGAAG GTGGTTGAAATAAACTCTTTGGAACTGGAGCTGCACACTCTACTTTCTAACCAGATGGAGGCACTGTGTGCTCAGAGACGACAGAAGATAAAAGAGCATGCTCACCACTTGCAGCAGCTCAGCA aaaatggaaatgAGCTGGGAGACGCTACCAATGGGGCTGAGACTGGCTG TGTGACAGGCAGTGGTGATAAAGCTGAAGAAGATTGTGGTATACCTGCAGACACACAGTCTTCGAGTGAGGAGGAAGATCATCTGGAGAAGCAGACAG CTGACATCCTCCAGAGGTCGCAGGCGGTGTTTGCCGACGTTCACGATGACTTTCACGATGTTAAAAGGATCTTGTCTCGGTTTGAAGAATGGCGGGCCTTCTATTCAGAGTCTTACCACAGTGCCTACATCTCGCTTTGTCTGCCCAAGCTGCTAAACCCCATCATAAGACATCAGCTGCTTGTGTGGAACCCTCTTAAG GATACCAGCATGGACTTTGAAAAGCTCCCTTGGTTCACAGCAGTGGAGACCTTTTGTCACGGCCATGGCCACGAGGAGTTGGAACACTCAGACAGAGAAATGCTGTGTAATGTCATAGAAAGGACTGTTCTACCCAAAATAACAG CCTTTGTAACGCTGATGTGGGACCCCATGTCTCTCCATCAGTCAGCCTGTCTGACTGAGATTTGTCACCGACTGAAGGAGGACTATTCTATCTTTGAaggagagcagagaaaaccagTTAAG ACGCTCACAGAGGCTGTGATTGGGCGTCTGCGGAGCTGTGTAGATGAAGACGTCTTCATTCCGCTGTACCCCAAAAA GCTCCTAGATGACCGTTTGTCTCCACAGAGTCGCTTTAGAAATCAACAATTCTGGATGGCCATAAAG CTGCTGGGAAACATGGGGAAATGGGATATGCTGTTGCCTGATTCTATACTGAAGGAGCTTATATTGGACAAACTGCTGAGCCGATACCTGACGGTCACCCTGTGCAGTCAGATGCCATCAGATAGCAATGTTCATGCTTGCAAAacg ATCGCTGACAGCCTGCCGCTCAGTTGGTTCAGAGGAGAAAATGAATGTTTGCCTCAGCTGCAGTCATTCAGAAACCACCTCGTTCAGAAGGCTCACAACATTTGCAAACAACAGCCTGCTGATGATCCAAAAACTAG GCTCGCTGTGGTCGAAGTGCTGAAAATTTTAAGTACAATTCGAGGCCACGACTCGATCATGGCCATAACAGAAAAATACCACTATGAGGATGTCATCTATtctcatcagctgatgaatcaCGACACTGAATGA